In one window of Pseudomonas putida DNA:
- a CDS encoding aspartate aminotransferase family protein has product MNQEFDPLFEQDRAHFMHPSTHAHDHASGALKGRIITGASGIRIRDHEGRELIDAFAGLYCVNIGYGRTEVADAIYKQAKELAYYHTYVGHSTEAIIELSSRIIDWAPEGMKKVYYGLSGSDANETQIKLVRYYNNVRGRPLKKKIISRDRGYHGSGIMTGSLTGLPSFHQHFDLPAEGIKHTVCPHWYRKAPTGMDETAFVRYCADELEKMILAEGPDTVAAFIGEPLMGTGGIIVPPAGYWAAIQAVLNKYDVLLIADEVVCAFGRLGAKMGSQRYGMRPDLITTAKGLTSAYAPLSAVIVGEKVWDVIEKASESHGPMGHGWTYSGHPICAAAALANLDILERENLTANADKVGAYLNRRMRETLEGHPLVGEVRGDGMLVAVEFMADREQRTPFDAALKVGPKVSAACLEHGMIARAMPHGDILGFAPPLILTEAEADLIVNITKGAVDQVANELLG; this is encoded by the coding sequence ATGAATCAAGAATTCGACCCGTTGTTCGAACAAGACCGTGCCCACTTCATGCACCCCTCCACCCACGCCCACGACCATGCCAGCGGTGCGCTCAAGGGGCGCATCATCACGGGCGCTTCGGGCATCCGCATCCGCGACCACGAAGGGCGCGAATTGATCGACGCCTTTGCCGGCCTGTATTGCGTCAACATCGGCTACGGCCGCACCGAAGTGGCGGACGCCATCTACAAGCAGGCCAAGGAGTTGGCGTACTACCACACCTACGTGGGCCACTCGACCGAGGCGATCATCGAACTGTCGAGCCGCATCATCGACTGGGCGCCGGAAGGGATGAAAAAGGTCTATTACGGCCTCTCCGGTTCCGACGCCAACGAAACCCAGATCAAACTGGTGCGTTACTACAACAACGTGCGAGGTCGGCCGCTGAAGAAGAAAATCATCTCTCGTGACCGTGGTTATCATGGCTCGGGCATCATGACCGGCAGCCTGACCGGCCTGCCGAGCTTCCATCAGCATTTCGACCTGCCGGCCGAGGGCATCAAGCACACCGTGTGCCCACACTGGTACCGCAAGGCACCCACCGGCATGGATGAAACGGCCTTTGTGCGTTACTGCGCCGACGAGCTGGAAAAGATGATTCTGGCCGAAGGCCCGGACACCGTGGCCGCGTTCATCGGCGAGCCATTGATGGGCACCGGTGGCATCATCGTTCCTCCGGCAGGCTACTGGGCGGCGATTCAGGCGGTGCTGAACAAATACGACGTGCTGCTGATCGCCGACGAAGTGGTCTGCGCCTTCGGTCGCCTGGGGGCGAAGATGGGCAGCCAGCGTTATGGCATGCGTCCGGACCTGATCACCACGGCCAAAGGCCTGACCAGCGCCTATGCGCCGCTTTCGGCGGTGATCGTCGGCGAAAAAGTCTGGGATGTGATCGAGAAAGCCTCCGAGTCCCACGGCCCGATGGGGCATGGCTGGACCTACTCCGGGCATCCGATTTGTGCGGCGGCGGCCCTGGCCAACCTCGACATCCTGGAGCGGGAAAACCTCACGGCCAACGCCGACAAGGTGGGTGCCTATCTCAACCGGCGGATGCGCGAAACCCTGGAAGGTCATCCGTTGGTGGGTGAAGTGCGCGGCGACGGCATGCTCGTGGCCGTCGAATTCATGGCCGACCGTGAGCAGCGCACGCCCTTCGATGCGGCCTTGAAGGTCGGCCCGAAAGTCTCGGCAGCCTGCCTTGAGCACGGCATGATCGCCCGGGCTATGCCCCATGGCGACATCCTCGGCTTCGCCCCGCCATTGATTCTCACCGAGGCTGAAGCGGACTTGATTGTGAACATCACCAAGGGTGCCGTTGATCAAGTGGCCAATGAGCTGTTGGGCTGA
- a CDS encoding AraC family transcriptional regulator, with product MVQLLTQLAPVEGYNLSALQDVRFLRSNRPLSHVPVLYEPGIVILCQGCKRGYLGDQVYVYDARHYLVVSVPVPFTMETDASEREPMLAIYIRLDLQLASELTLQVDELLGSSSEPPQGMYASPMDDALQATTLRFLEAMTVPSDAQILGPALVREIYYRILSGAQGGSLRAALGRHGHFAKVTRALRTIHSRYREHLDVESLAREASMSVPSFHRHFRSVTNTSPMQYLKSARLHQARLLMLHDALSASAAAFSVGYESPSQFSREFKRFFGRTPQAEIDWMKATYALPAPTGSPVYVSSH from the coding sequence ATGGTGCAGTTGCTCACGCAGCTCGCGCCGGTGGAAGGCTATAACCTCAGCGCGCTGCAAGACGTGCGCTTCCTGCGCTCGAACCGGCCGCTGAGCCATGTGCCGGTGCTCTACGAGCCCGGCATCGTCATCCTCTGCCAAGGCTGCAAGCGCGGCTACCTGGGTGACCAGGTATATGTGTACGACGCTCGGCACTACCTGGTGGTGTCTGTTCCCGTGCCCTTCACCATGGAAACCGATGCCAGCGAACGCGAGCCGATGCTGGCCATCTACATACGCCTGGACCTGCAGCTGGCCAGCGAGCTGACCCTGCAAGTGGATGAACTGCTGGGCAGCAGCAGCGAACCGCCGCAGGGCATGTACGCCTCTCCCATGGACGATGCCCTGCAGGCCACGACTCTGCGCTTTCTTGAAGCCATGACCGTCCCCAGCGACGCACAGATCCTCGGCCCGGCGCTGGTGCGTGAAATCTACTACCGCATCCTCTCTGGCGCACAGGGCGGCTCGCTGCGGGCGGCGTTGGGTAGGCACGGCCATTTCGCCAAGGTGACCCGCGCCCTGCGCACCATTCACAGCCGCTACCGGGAGCATCTGGACGTAGAGTCGTTGGCCCGCGAGGCCAGCATGAGCGTGCCCAGTTTCCATCGGCACTTTCGTAGCGTGACCAACACTTCGCCCATGCAGTACCTGAAGTCGGCCCGCCTGCACCAGGCACGTCTGCTGATGTTGCACGATGCCTTGAGCGCATCGGCAGCCGCCTTCAGCGTCGGCTACGAGAGCCCCTCGCAGTTCAGCCGCGAGTTCAAGCGCTTCTTCGGCCGTACGCCCCAGGCCGAGATCGACTGGATGAAGGCAACCTATGCACTGCCCGCCCCCACTGGCTCACCGGTGTATGTTTCGTCCCATTGA
- a CDS encoding oxidoreductase has protein sequence MSDSKTLFITGVSSGFGSALAQAALAAGHRVIGTVRSDSALTAFQTLDSERAHAVILDVTDFARIDAVVAQVQALHGPIDVLVNNAGYDHEGIFEESPLEEMRRQFEVNVFGAVAITKAFVPYFRERRAGHIINITSMGGTITMPGIAYYCSSKFALEGISDTLSQELRPFGIAVTAVAPGSFRTDWAGRSMQRSPRSIADYDQSFDPIRKARQDKSGKQLGDPRKAAQAILQVIASPSPPDHLLLGSDALGLVRDKLQRMSKEIDQWQDLTCSTDG, from the coding sequence ATGAGTGACAGCAAGACTCTCTTTATTACCGGCGTCAGCAGTGGTTTTGGCAGTGCCTTGGCCCAGGCGGCGCTCGCTGCCGGCCATCGCGTCATCGGCACTGTGCGCAGCGACAGCGCGCTGACGGCATTTCAGACCCTGGACAGCGAACGCGCCCACGCGGTGATCCTCGATGTCACCGACTTCGCCCGCATAGACGCGGTGGTTGCACAGGTGCAGGCGCTTCACGGCCCCATCGATGTGTTGGTGAACAACGCAGGCTACGACCACGAAGGCATCTTCGAGGAATCGCCACTGGAGGAGATGCGCCGCCAGTTCGAGGTCAACGTGTTTGGCGCCGTGGCCATCACCAAGGCCTTCGTGCCGTATTTTCGCGAGCGCCGGGCCGGGCACATCATCAACATCACCTCCATGGGCGGCACCATCACGATGCCGGGCATCGCCTACTATTGCTCCAGCAAGTTCGCTCTGGAAGGCATTTCCGATACCCTGAGCCAGGAACTTCGCCCGTTTGGCATCGCCGTTACCGCAGTGGCGCCGGGCTCGTTCCGTACCGACTGGGCCGGTCGCTCCATGCAGCGTTCGCCGCGCAGCATCGCCGACTATGACCAGAGCTTCGACCCGATTCGCAAGGCGCGCCAGGACAAGAGCGGCAAGCAGTTGGGCGATCCGCGCAAGGCCGCCCAGGCGATCCTGCAGGTCATCGCCAGCCCCAGCCCGCCCGACCACCTGTTGCTGGGCAGCGACGCACTGGGCCTGGTGCGCGACAAGCTGCAGCGCATGAGCAAGGAGATCGATCAATGGCAAGACCTGACCTGCTCGACCGATGGTTGA
- a CDS encoding MetQ/NlpA family ABC transporter substrate-binding protein encodes MKKILATLAAVIALNVQANEHLVVGATPVPHAEILEFVKPVLAKEGVDLDIKVFNDFIQPNLQLAQKNLDANYYQYRPFLADFNKTRHTDLVPVVGVHIEPFGAYSAKYKSLAELPDGASVAIPNDPVNTGRALVLLAEAGLIELKAPSNPQSTQRDIVANPHKLKIRELEGAMLARSVKQVDLAFVFANYALEAGIDTSSALIVEKGKDLYVEYLVARPDNLQDPGIQKLAKALNSPEVRQFILTRYKGQIAPGF; translated from the coding sequence ATGAAAAAAATCCTCGCCACCCTGGCTGCGGTCATCGCCCTCAACGTGCAGGCCAACGAGCACCTGGTCGTCGGTGCCACCCCCGTTCCCCACGCCGAGATCCTCGAGTTCGTAAAACCGGTACTGGCCAAGGAAGGTGTCGACCTGGACATCAAGGTGTTCAATGACTTCATCCAGCCCAACCTGCAGCTTGCGCAGAAGAACCTGGACGCCAACTACTACCAGTACCGTCCCTTCCTCGCCGACTTCAACAAGACTCGACACACCGACCTGGTCCCGGTGGTCGGTGTGCACATCGAGCCGTTCGGTGCTTATTCGGCCAAGTACAAGAGCCTCGCGGAGCTGCCGGACGGTGCCAGCGTGGCCATTCCCAATGACCCGGTGAACACCGGTCGTGCCCTGGTACTGCTGGCCGAGGCCGGGCTGATTGAACTCAAGGCCCCCAGCAACCCACAGTCGACCCAGCGCGACATCGTCGCCAACCCGCACAAGTTGAAGATCCGTGAGCTGGAAGGGGCAATGCTGGCGCGCTCGGTGAAACAGGTGGACCTGGCATTCGTGTTCGCCAACTACGCGCTGGAGGCAGGTATCGATACCAGCAGCGCGCTGATCGTCGAAAAAGGCAAGGATCTGTACGTGGAATACCTCGTGGCGCGTCCGGACAATCTGCAGGATCCCGGCATCCAGAAACTGGCCAAGGCGCTGAACTCCCCTGAAGTGCGTCAATTCATCCTGACCCGCTACAAAGGGCAGATCGCCCCCGGTTTCTGA
- a CDS encoding methionine ABC transporter permease has protein sequence MNALLANLDWSEIGLACLETLSMLGAALGFTVALGLPLGVLLFLTGQRQLLANAPAYRAMSAVVNVLRSLPFIILLIVLIPLTTLVVGTSLGVRGTIPPLVVGCTPFFARLVETALREVDRGVVEATQAMGGSTWQIIRHTLLPEARTGLIAAVTVTAIVLVDYTAMAGVIGGGGLGDLAIRFGYQRFQTDVMVVTVLLLILLVQALQMSGDRLVRHFTRR, from the coding sequence ATGAATGCACTGTTGGCCAACCTGGACTGGAGTGAAATCGGCCTCGCCTGCCTCGAGACCCTGAGCATGCTCGGCGCCGCGCTGGGCTTCACCGTAGCGCTGGGGCTGCCGTTGGGGGTGCTGCTGTTTCTCACCGGACAACGCCAGCTGCTGGCCAATGCGCCGGCCTATCGGGCCATGTCGGCCGTGGTCAACGTGCTGCGCTCGTTGCCATTCATCATTCTGCTGATCGTGCTGATACCCCTGACCACCTTGGTTGTCGGCACCTCACTCGGTGTGCGCGGCACCATTCCACCACTGGTGGTGGGCTGTACGCCGTTCTTCGCGCGCCTGGTGGAGACCGCCCTGCGCGAAGTCGACCGTGGCGTGGTCGAGGCCACCCAGGCCATGGGTGGCAGCACCTGGCAGATCATCCGCCACACCTTGCTGCCCGAAGCCCGTACCGGGCTGATCGCTGCCGTCACCGTCACCGCCATCGTGCTGGTCGACTACACGGCAATGGCCGGTGTGATCGGTGGCGGCGGCCTGGGCGACCTGGCCATCCGTTTTGGTTACCAACGCTTCCAGACCGATGTGATGGTCGTCACCGTACTGCTGTTGATCCTGCTGGTGCAGGCGTTGCAGATGAGTGGCGATCGCCTCGTCAGACATTTCACCCGACGCTGA
- a CDS encoding LLM class flavin-dependent oxidoreductase, with translation MTKQIRLNAFAMNTVGHLSPGLWRHPRDQATRYTDIHYWIELAQTLERGFIDGLFLADVLGVYDVYGGNADEALRSGAQVPLNDPLQLVPAMAAATRHLGFGVTASVSFEHPFPFARRMSTLDHLTQGRAGWNIVTSYLSSGARNLGQPEQLSHDQRYALAEEYLQVCYKLWETSWEEDAVRADRTSGVYTDPSRVHGIEHDGTYFKVPGFHLSAPSPQRTPVLYQAGASSRGRAFAAANAECVFVAAPSKTVLKKQVSDLRAAAVAAGRKGSDILILEQLTVIVAETDEAAQARLREYREYASASGSLSLMSGWTGIDFAAYSPDQILREVPSEAIQSVVEGFTRADPTRTWTVAEIAEYCCLGGDGPLLVGSPSTVADQLQAWVEETDVDGFNLSSVVVPETFVAVVDLLVPELQARGLFKREYAEGSLRNKLFGQGDRLRAPHPVAALRQERGR, from the coding sequence ATGACCAAGCAGATCCGTCTCAATGCCTTCGCCATGAACACGGTCGGGCATCTGTCGCCTGGGCTGTGGCGCCATCCGCGCGACCAGGCGACGCGTTACACCGATATCCACTACTGGATCGAACTGGCCCAGACCCTCGAGCGCGGCTTTATCGACGGCCTGTTCCTCGCCGATGTGCTGGGTGTCTATGACGTCTACGGCGGCAATGCCGACGAAGCGCTGCGCAGCGGCGCCCAGGTACCGTTGAACGACCCGCTGCAATTGGTACCGGCGATGGCCGCAGCAACCCGCCACCTGGGGTTTGGCGTCACCGCCTCGGTGTCGTTCGAGCATCCCTTTCCCTTCGCCCGGCGCATGAGCACCCTCGATCACCTGACCCAGGGCCGTGCCGGCTGGAATATCGTGACCTCCTACCTGTCCAGCGGGGCACGCAACCTTGGCCAGCCCGAACAACTGAGCCATGACCAGCGCTACGCGCTGGCCGAGGAATACCTGCAGGTCTGCTACAAGCTTTGGGAAACCAGCTGGGAAGAGGATGCCGTGCGCGCCGATCGTACCAGCGGTGTCTACACCGACCCGAGCAGAGTCCACGGCATCGAGCATGACGGCACCTACTTCAAGGTCCCGGGTTTCCACCTCAGCGCCCCGTCGCCACAGCGCACGCCGGTGCTCTACCAGGCAGGGGCATCCAGCCGAGGACGGGCCTTTGCCGCAGCCAACGCCGAATGCGTGTTCGTTGCCGCACCGAGCAAGACCGTGCTGAAGAAGCAGGTGAGCGATCTACGTGCCGCCGCGGTCGCCGCCGGGCGCAAGGGCTCCGACATCCTGATCCTCGAACAGCTCACGGTGATCGTCGCTGAAACCGACGAGGCCGCGCAGGCCCGTCTGCGCGAGTACCGCGAGTACGCCAGTGCCAGCGGCTCGCTCTCGCTGATGTCGGGCTGGACCGGCATCGATTTCGCTGCCTACAGCCCCGACCAGATTCTTCGCGAGGTGCCCAGCGAAGCCATCCAGTCGGTGGTCGAGGGCTTCACCCGCGCCGACCCGACGCGGACCTGGACCGTTGCCGAGATCGCCGAATACTGCTGCCTGGGTGGCGACGGCCCGCTGCTGGTCGGATCGCCCTCGACCGTCGCCGATCAGTTGCAGGCCTGGGTCGAAGAGACCGACGTGGACGGCTTCAACCTGTCCAGCGTGGTCGTGCCGGAAACCTTCGTTGCCGTGGTCGATCTGTTGGTTCCGGAACTGCAGGCTCGCGGCCTGTTCAAGCGCGAGTACGCCGAAGGCAGCCTGCGCAACAAGCTGTTCGGCCAAGGTGATCGCCTGCGTGCGCCCCATCCGGTGGCTGCGTTGCGCCAGGAGCGTGGGCGATGA
- a CDS encoding SfnB family sulfur acquisition oxidoreductase has product MSTPAVSASYDIRQPDAHVIRDDAEAIAVAHQIAVLLREGAAERDRRREVPADVVDAYSNSGLWGITVPRAYGGAEVSFATLAQVIAIVSAADPSLGQIPQNHYCLLEDIRLQGTEEQRRFFFDLVLKGHRFANALSETGGKTVQDIRTRLVAEADGYRIDGRKGYCTGSLYAHWIGVLALDELDRAQLAFVPRGTPGLVVVDDWNSMGQRTTSSGTVLLDGLRVPAFNLFPSYRSYEHPTLAGPFAQLTTAAIDAGIGRAALDDTIAFVRDHARPWIDAGVEKASEDPLTIIQIGSLEIRQEAAEALLERAGKVLDAAKPAPNEDNVAAASVAVAKAKVLTTEVSIEASNRLFELGGTRSSLLQHNFDRHWRNARVHTLHDPVRWKYHLVGNWALNGIRPTRHDWN; this is encoded by the coding sequence ATGTCCACGCCTGCCGTCTCAGCCTCCTACGACATCCGCCAGCCGGATGCCCATGTCATCCGCGACGATGCCGAAGCCATCGCCGTTGCCCACCAGATCGCCGTGCTGCTGCGCGAAGGCGCTGCCGAGCGTGACCGACGCCGAGAAGTCCCTGCCGATGTGGTCGATGCCTATTCCAACAGCGGTCTGTGGGGCATCACCGTGCCACGTGCCTACGGAGGTGCCGAAGTGTCCTTCGCCACCCTGGCGCAGGTGATCGCCATCGTCTCGGCCGCCGACCCTTCGCTTGGCCAGATTCCACAAAACCACTACTGCCTGCTAGAAGACATCCGCCTGCAAGGCACCGAAGAGCAGCGGCGCTTCTTCTTCGACTTGGTGCTCAAAGGCCATCGTTTTGCCAATGCACTGTCGGAAACCGGTGGCAAGACCGTCCAGGACATCCGGACCCGCCTGGTTGCCGAAGCCGACGGCTACCGCATCGACGGCCGCAAGGGCTACTGCACCGGCTCGCTCTATGCCCACTGGATCGGCGTCCTGGCCCTGGACGAACTGGACCGGGCGCAATTGGCCTTTGTGCCACGTGGCACTCCTGGGCTGGTGGTCGTCGACGACTGGAACAGCATGGGCCAGCGCACCACCTCCAGCGGCACCGTGCTGCTGGACGGATTGCGCGTGCCCGCATTCAACCTGTTCCCCAGCTACCGCTCCTACGAGCACCCTACCCTCGCCGGGCCCTTCGCCCAACTGACCACTGCGGCGATTGACGCCGGTATCGGCCGCGCGGCGCTGGACGACACCATTGCCTTCGTACGCGACCATGCCCGTCCGTGGATCGATGCCGGTGTTGAAAAGGCCAGCGAGGATCCGCTCACCATCATTCAGATCGGCTCCCTGGAGATCCGCCAGGAGGCCGCCGAGGCCCTGCTCGAACGCGCCGGCAAGGTGCTGGATGCCGCCAAGCCTGCGCCGAACGAAGACAACGTCGCCGCTGCCTCGGTGGCGGTGGCCAAGGCCAAGGTGCTGACCACGGAGGTGTCGATCGAGGCCAGCAATCGCCTGTTCGAACTGGGCGGGACCCGCTCCTCGTTGCTGCAGCACAACTTTGACCGGCACTGGCGCAATGCCCGGGTGCATACCCTGCACGATCCCGTGCGCTGGAAGTACCACTTGGTCGGCAACTGGGCCCTGAACGGTATCCGTCCCACGCGCCACGACTGGAACTGA
- a CDS encoding methylated-DNA--[protein]-cysteine S-methyltransferase: protein MSSAFTLMSSPVGTLTLVARGECLAAVLWEEERANRVRLGELHRDDQVPVLREAARQLGEYFAGQRQRFELPLDFDGTEFQRQVWEALLTIPFGQTRSYSDIARQIGNPTAVRAVGAANGRNPISIIAPCHRVIGASGSLTGFAGGLPAKQYLLALEGRQSLSLF from the coding sequence ATGTCGAGCGCTTTCACCCTCATGTCATCGCCAGTCGGCACCCTGACACTGGTCGCCCGTGGCGAGTGCCTGGCCGCCGTGCTATGGGAAGAGGAGCGTGCCAATCGGGTGCGCCTTGGCGAACTGCACCGTGATGACCAGGTGCCCGTACTGCGGGAAGCTGCCCGTCAGTTAGGCGAGTATTTCGCCGGCCAGCGCCAGCGCTTCGAGCTGCCGCTGGACTTCGATGGCACGGAATTCCAGCGCCAGGTCTGGGAGGCGCTGCTGACCATTCCTTTCGGCCAGACTCGCAGCTACAGCGATATCGCCCGACAGATCGGCAACCCCACGGCAGTGCGTGCGGTAGGGGCAGCCAATGGGCGCAACCCGATCTCGATCATCGCACCCTGCCATCGGGTGATCGGTGCCTCGGGCAGCCTGACAGGCTTTGCTGGCGGCTTGCCGGCAAAGCAGTATCTGCTGGCGCTCGAGGGCAGGCAGAGCCTGTCGCTGTTCTGA
- a CDS encoding DUF3016 domain-containing protein, with protein MRSTLACAALMVLAYDSMAQGIPPAQVQVSFDHPEKFRDASLNSPGYERGADPEVMKALTRHLEKLGQRYLQPGQRVHIDIRDIDLAGRYEPWNSQAYNVRFMREITWPTIDLSYTLVQPGQPERKAEERVSDKMYLSRPGRVGSSDRLYAEKAMLDDWFRQRFAARPAS; from the coding sequence ATGCGCTCTACCCTCGCCTGCGCTGCACTGATGGTGCTGGCATACGACAGCATGGCACAAGGCATCCCGCCCGCGCAGGTCCAGGTCAGCTTCGATCACCCGGAAAAATTCCGCGATGCCAGCCTGAACAGCCCCGGCTATGAGCGCGGCGCCGACCCAGAAGTGATGAAGGCACTCACCCGGCACCTGGAAAAACTTGGCCAGCGCTACCTTCAGCCTGGTCAGCGAGTACACATCGACATCCGCGACATCGATCTGGCCGGCCGCTACGAACCCTGGAATAGTCAGGCCTACAACGTACGTTTCATGCGCGAAATCACCTGGCCGACCATCGACCTGAGCTACACCCTCGTTCAACCCGGCCAGCCCGAGCGCAAGGCCGAGGAACGCGTCAGCGACAAGATGTACCTGAGCCGCCCGGGCCGCGTGGGCAGCAGCGATCGCCTGTATGCCGAGAAGGCCATGCTCGATGACTGGTTCCGCCAGCGTTTCGCTGCACGGCCGGCGTCCTGA
- a CDS encoding metallophosphoesterase, whose amino-acid sequence MARFRQLAANDKGRDLAIGDIHGHFQRLQAALEQAAFDPEVDRLFSVGDLVDRGPASEEALNWLAQPWFHAVQGNHEALAISHYRGGRVDLDMYRAAGGGWFLDLPKAEQARFVEQFERLPVALEVETAHGLVGMLHADSPFADWAELRACLQTRDDPAVREVCQWSRRRLKSGDSQPIQGLRALLVGHTPVLTHKVLGNVWHLDTGGWSSGFFSLLDIGTLTLINQ is encoded by the coding sequence ATGGCGCGTTTTCGGCAGCTAGCTGCCAACGACAAAGGGCGCGACTTGGCGATCGGCGATATCCACGGGCACTTCCAACGCCTGCAGGCCGCGCTCGAGCAGGCGGCATTCGATCCCGAGGTCGATCGGCTGTTCAGTGTCGGTGACCTGGTCGACCGGGGCCCGGCCAGCGAAGAGGCCCTGAACTGGTTGGCGCAACCCTGGTTTCATGCCGTGCAGGGCAATCATGAAGCATTGGCCATCAGCCACTATCGCGGTGGCCGTGTTGATCTGGACATGTACCGTGCGGCTGGCGGGGGCTGGTTTCTCGACTTGCCCAAGGCTGAGCAGGCGCGCTTCGTCGAGCAGTTCGAACGCCTGCCGGTCGCGCTCGAAGTAGAGACTGCCCACGGCTTGGTCGGCATGCTGCATGCAGACAGTCCGTTCGCCGACTGGGCTGAGCTGCGCGCCTGCCTGCAGACGAGGGACGACCCTGCCGTGCGCGAGGTCTGCCAATGGTCGCGCCGGCGCCTGAAGAGCGGCGATAGCCAACCCATCCAGGGGCTGCGTGCGCTGCTGGTCGGCCACACCCCGGTGCTCACGCACAAGGTATTGGGCAACGTATGGCACCTGGATACCGGTGGCTGGAGCAGCGGTTTTTTCAGCCTGCTGGATATCGGCACGCTGACGCTGATCAACCAGTGA